In one window of Megalopta genalis isolate 19385.01 chromosome 4, iyMegGena1_principal, whole genome shotgun sequence DNA:
- the LOC143259345 gene encoding uncharacterized protein LOC143259345 produces MRSLEKRRREGEEQIIEEKKEEQMESEETRPELMEDEIEKQIGNLKEKKTEGNTRGKLKELAKKLWGREGFPEDWRKASIVRVHKKGDTEVSENYQDISLLSAAYNIFAATLNERQADKRTGSGNRF; encoded by the exons ATGAGGTCGCTCGAGAAGAGGAGGAGGGAGGGTGAAGAACAAATAATAGAAGAGAAAAAGGAAGAACAAATGGAGTCAGAGGAAACCAGGCCGGAACTGATGGAAGATGAAATAGAGAAACAGATAGGGAACTTGAAGGAGAAGAAGAC CGAAGGTAATACAAGGGGCAAGCTAAAAGAATTAGCTAAGAAGCTTTGGGGTAGGGAAGGCTTCCCGGAGGACTGGAGGAAAGCGAGTATCGTCAGGGTACATAAAAAAGGTGACACAGAAGTGTCAGAGAATTATCAAGATATAAGTCTTCTAAGCGCGGCATACAACATTTTCGCAGCTACACTGAACGAAAGACAAGCTGACAAGAGGACCGGCAGTGGAAATCGCTTTTGA